The following coding sequences lie in one Chanos chanos chromosome 4, fChaCha1.1, whole genome shotgun sequence genomic window:
- the lnx1 gene encoding E3 ubiquitin-protein ligase LNX — MKALLLLVLPWLSPANYTDNVGNLHILYSELCKGASHYGLSADRKRRSQEGDCTDSTSELTVATLPSEGGPNSAAVALLSDEPGLVNPAFESSVEDNSQSGSTTSLAARCNSKKIRNFDRASVRSRSFRRLNRAFSVLRRTKSGTAVANETTEERDNARNANIPHEVLALPQLHHLIPDGEVTSIKITRADPYEPLAISIVGGNETPLVRILIQDIYREGVIARDGRLLPGDMILKVNGIDISNVPHCYAVAALKQPCQLLRLTILREQRHRYRSHHVSNSYSSYGHTVRDDSLHVVLTKGAPDEQLGIKLVRRPDEHGVFIFHLLEGGLAARDGRLRVDDRVLAVNGHDLRYGAPEHAALLIQASEERVHFIVSRQTRIPSPDILQDAPWNMEGPPPYSPDSCHKPACYEKTVTLTKEPHDSLGMTVAGGMSSRGWDLPVYVTNVDPNGVVGQEGSIRKGDILLNVNGVDLTGVTRSEAVANLKNTSSPVVLRVLEMRPPDESSLDCMPPLHSPSSLSPSSPGDVKIPPPNDDYSPLWVSWLQLPRHLYCCKDIVLRRSTSGSLGFSIVGGQEEVNCNQSFFIRSIVEGTPAYNDGRIRCGDILLEVNGKSTWGMTHTALVRLLKELRGRITLTIVSWPGSLI, encoded by the exons gtgtAAAGGTGCTTCACACTACGGTTTATCTGCGGACAGGAAGAGACGCTCTCAGGAGGGCGACTGTACAGACAGCACATCCGAGCTCACCGTGGCAACCCTTCCCTCAGAAGGTGGCCCCAACTCTGCCGCTGTTGCCCTCCTATCAGATGAACCTGGCTTAGTAAACCCTGCCTTTGAGTCCAGTGTCGAGgacaacagccaatcaggaagCACCACCAGCCTGGCAGCCCGCTGCAACTCaaagaaga TCCGAAACTTTGACCGTGCGTCGGTTAGAAGTCGTTCATTCCGCCGTTTGAACCGTGCGTTCAGTGTTCTGAGGAGGACCAAGAGTGGTACAGCAGTGGCCAACGAGAcaacagaggaaagagacaatGCCAGAAATGCCAACATACCacatgaag tgctGGCATTGCCTCAACTGCATCACCTCATTCCCGATGGTGAGGTCACCAGCATCAAGATCACGCGTGCCGACCCCTACGAACCCTTGGCCATCAGCATCGTCGGGGGCAACGAGACCCCACTCGTTCGCATCCTCATCCAAGACATCTATAGAGAGGGGGTCATTGCACGGGACGGTCGTCTGTTGCCAGGGGACATGATCCTaaag GTGAATGGTATAGACATCAGTAATGTACCTCACTGCTACGCCGTGGCAGCTCTGAAACAACCCTGCCAGCTGTTGCGTTTGACCATTTTACGGGAGCAGAGGCATCGTTATCGTTCTCACCACGTATCGAACAGTTACTCCAGCTACGGGCACACGGTGCGGGACGACAGCCTCCACGTGGTGTTGACGAAAGGAGCCCCAGACGAACAGCTGGGCATTAAGCTGGTCCGTCGACCGGACGAACACGGAGTCTTCATCTTCCACCTGCTGGAGGGGGGGCTGGCGGCCAGGGACGGCAGGCTGCGCGTGGACGACCGGGTGCTGGCCGTCAACGGGCACGACCTCCGATACGGCGCTCCGGAACACGCTGCCCTCCTCATACAG GCCAGTGAGGAACGGGTCCACTTCATTGTGTCCCGTCAGACTCGCATCCCCTCCCCAGACATCCTGCAGGACGCCCCCTGGAACATGGAGGGCCCCCCACCCTACTCTCCA gattCTTGCCATAAGCCTGCATGCTATGAGAAGACGGTGACTCTGACTAAAGAGCCTCATGATTCTCTGGGTATGACAGTGGCAGGAGGGATGTCCAGTCGGGGCTGGGACCTGCCTGTCTACGTCACCAACGTCGACCCCAACGGAGTGGTAGGACAGGAAGGCTCCATCCGAAAAG GTGACATCCTGTTGAATGTAAACGGCGTGGACCTGACGGGCGTAACGCGTAGCGAGGCAGTTGCTAACCTGAAGAACACTTCCTCTCCGGTGGTCCTGCGGGTTCTGGAGATGCGCCCCCCTGACGAGAGCTCCCTGGACTGCATGCCCCCCCTGCACTCAccctcctccctgtctccttcCTCGCCTGGAGACGTTAAAATACCCCCACCTAATGATGATTACTCTCCACTCTGGGTGTCCTGGCTGCAGCTGCCCAG GCACCTGTACTGCTGTAAGGACATAGTCTTACGCAGGAGCACGTCTGGCAGCCTGGGATTCAGCATCGTaggaggacaggaggaggtcAACTGTAACCAGTCCTTCTTTATCCGCTCCATCGTAGAGGGAACACCCGCTTACAACGACGGCAGAATACG ctgtggAGATATCCTGTTGGAGGTGAATGGGAAGAGCACTTGGGGAATGACACACACAGCGCTGGTACGTCTGCTTAAGGAGCTGAGGGGGCGGATCACTCTTACCATTGTCTCCTGGCCTGGCAGCCTCATATAG